From Triticum urartu cultivar G1812 chromosome 2, Tu2.1, whole genome shotgun sequence, a single genomic window includes:
- the LOC125536168 gene encoding uncharacterized protein LOC125536168: MVASSLLRYRRLTRAVRVRLYGIGDDMIVVPSFLLAAATLKPPPRDPPRSPSARSPLPPATEPILSIHITAALLCSFFCEHSRPRPPEHTCNAGLNPAVLVFSRGQPPRPASNLQQDDPEKQHPRQSKRVPKSGPLRRPLAGSGRPRLVEPHRSRRPVSATVCPLLAGVPCNISPPAVVLIHALKEPSEDLAARTRFLCFAPSRVLAGFALAGLPVAPSPCARDPCLVRVLFVKEKTNADHARGLRLLHERPLVGSRPSIASSLPDPPTHRSASPSAHWPNFRQRRVCEDPFDYVLDLRLPTVVLENVHLKVALAAQRLVQQDTINVVMNVYMQIVHKDYYAQE, from the exons ATGGTGGCTAGCTCGCTGCTTCGGTATCGCCGCCTCACACGTGCAGTGCGGGTGCGGCTGTACGGGATTGGGGATGACAT GATAGTTGTCCCATCattcctcctcgccgccgccacactcaaacccccacctcgggatcctcccagatccccTTCTGCTCGATCTCCCCTGCCACCAGCGACCGAGCCAATCCTCTCGATCCAcatcacagccgccctcctctgCTCGTTCTTCTGCGAGCACTCGAGGCCCCGTCCTCCCGAGCACACCTGCAATGCAGGTCTGAACCCCGCCGTCCTCGTCTTCTCGCGCGGCCAACCACCCCGGCCAGCCTCCAACCTCCAGCAGGACGAcccc GAGAAGCAACACCCTCGCCAGAGCAAGCGCGTCCCCAAATCGGGACCCCTCCGACGCCCCCTCGCCGGATCCGGTCGTCCCCGGCTCGTCGAACCCCATCGAAGCCGCCGCCCCGTTTCTGCCACCGTCTGCCCGCTCCTCGCGGGAGTGCCTTGCAACATCTCGCCTCCCGCAGTGGTCCTCATCCACGCCCTCAAGGAACCGAGCGAGGACCTCGCCGCCCGGACCCGCTTCCTCTGCTTCGCCCCGAGCCGCGTCCTTGCCGGATTCGCGCTCGCCGGTCTCCCCGTCGCGCCAAGTCCCTGTGCCCGTGACCCCTGCCTCGTACGCGTCCTGTTCGTCAAGGAGAAGACGAACGCTGACCACGCGCGTGGACTGCGCCTCCTCCACGAGCGACCGCTAGTGGGCTCTAGGCCTAGCATCGCTAGCAGCCTCCCAGATCCGCCGACCCACCGCTCTGCTTCCCCTTCGGCCCATTGGCCCAAC ttccgacaacgtcgcgtttgtgaggatccgttcgactacgtat TGGACCTACGACTGCCCACCGTCGTGCTAGAGAATGTCCACCTCAAGGTCGcactcgccgcgcagcgcctggtgCAGCAAGACACCATCAACGTAGTCATGAACGTCTACatgcaaatcgtccacaaggactactatgCACAAGAGTAG